One segment of Ziziphus jujuba cultivar Dongzao chromosome 12, ASM3175591v1 DNA contains the following:
- the LOC107428958 gene encoding mitochondrial uncoupling protein 3, with protein sequence MFSLLSSSSMKPNQESGRDRTKTKIALTSLSAMLAESTTFPIDLTKTRLQLHGQSLATSRPTNSFRVASEIVRQQGPLGLYKGLSPAILRHLFYTPIRIVGYEHLRDLFGSHGGSISLSEKAIVGGISGVIAQVVASPADLVKVRMQADGHMVSQGLQPRYSGPFDALNKIIRAEGIRGLWKGVFPNVQRAFLVNMGELACYDHAKRFVIQNRISEDNIYAHSLASVMSGLSATALSCPADVVKTRMMNQAVSNKERIMYNSSYDCLVKTVKIEGLKALWKGFFPTWARLGPWQFVFWVSYEKLRQIAGLSSF encoded by the exons ATGTTTTCTCTCTTGTCTTCGTCATCCATGAAACCCAACCAAGAAAGTGGACGTGACCGGACCAAAACGAAGATCGCATTGACTTCGCTCTCAGCAATGCTGGCGGAATCGACGACGTTTCCAATAGACTTGACGAAGACTAGGCTTCAGCTCCACGGCCAATCACTCGCCACGAGTCGACCCACTAACTCGTTCCGAGTTGCCTCGGAGATCGTCCGCCAACAAGGCCCTCTCGGCCTCTACAAGGGTTTGTCTCCTGCGATTCTCAGGCACCTCTTTTACACGCCTATTCGAATCGTTGGGTACGAGCATTTGAGAGACCTCTTCGGAAGCCATGGTGGGTCTATTTCTCTCTCGGAAAAAGCTATCGTCGGTGGAATCTCCGGCGTGATCGCTCAG GTAGTTGCCAGCCCTGCTGACCTTGTTAAGGTGAGGATGCAAGCGGACGGCCATATGGTGAGCCAAGGCCTTCAACCTAGGTACTCTGGTCCCTTTGATGCTTTAAACAAGATTATCAGAGCAGAAGGTATTAGAGGACTTTGGAAAGGAGTTTTCCCGAATGTCCAAAGAGCATTCTTGGTCAATATGGGAGAACTAGCCTGTTATGATCATGCAAAGCGTTTTGTTATCCAGAATCGGATATCTGAAGATAACATATATGCTCATTCTTTAGCCTCTGTAATGTCAGGTCTTTCAGCTACTGCTTTGAGTTGTCCCGCTGATGTAGTAAAGACGAGAATGATGAATCAGGCTGTGAGCAACAAAGAAAGGATTATGTATAACAGTTCTTATGATTGCCTGGTTAAGACTGTTAAAATTGAGGGATTAAAAGCACTATGGAAAGGTTTCTTCCCTACATGGGCTAGGCTTGGTCCTTGGCAATTTGTTTTCTGGGTCTCATATGAGAAGCTCAGACAAATTGCTGGGCTCTCTTCCTTCTGA
- the LOC107428957 gene encoding anaphase-promoting complex subunit 2, with amino-acid sequence MEDWSSSACNLGILDTLSNDAVQEIVESYNGFCAATETLLCGAGDLSVGSEFVADVQSLCKHGLESLVRDHFLRALEETFEKNGAFKFWRHFEAYGKFSEIGDEEVQEVLCKALEEISMEKQYQEKCLLMLVHALQSYKENISEGRHNSDAERVYLFPKYQLLVSSVLMATLPPHFPEILNWYFKGRLEELSTIMSGELNDDGEIQDKAEISLNEKSKVSYRVGQMEIDECYHQGMLSENNKLVKNIGKVVRDLRSLGFTSMTEDAYASAIFLLLKAKVHELAGDDYRNSVLESIKQWIQAVPLQFLHALLVYLGDSISYDSVSSGLKSPLASRPSSFYPGINTPSEGLVRWKLRLEYFAYETLQDLRIAKLFEIIVDYPDSSPAIEDLKQCLEYTGQHSKLVESFISALRYRLLTAGASTNDILHQYVSTIKALRTIDPAGVFLEAVGEPIRDYLRGRKDTIKCIVTMLTDGTGGNSNLSGNTGDSLLEELNRDEENQENIGLDDDFNTDDKQAWINAQHWEPDPVEADPLKGSRNRRKVDILGMIVGIIGSKDQLVNEYRVMLAEKLLNKSDYDIDTEIRTLELLKIHFGESSMQKCEIMLNDLIDSKRTNTNVKATINQPSQRGAELGDTALPMDILNATIISSNFWPPIQEESLVVPQPVEQLLSDYAKRFNEIKIPRKLLWKKNLGAVKLELQFEDRQVQFTVAPIHAAIIMQFQGQASWTSKNLAAAIGVPIDVLNRRINFWTSKGILAESLGEDSNEHLFTLVEGIVDTSKNGGGNSGSREDILIGDEEGEQSTASVEDQLRKEMTVYEKFIVGMLTNFGSMALDRIHNTLKMFCIADPPYDKTIQQLQSFLSGLVSEEKLELRDGMYFLKK; translated from the exons ATGGAGGATTGGAGCTCATCGGCTTGCAATTTAGGGATTCTCGACACTCTCAGCAACGACGCCGTTCAAGAAATAGTCGAAAGCTACAATGGATTCTGCGCCGCCACAGAAACCCTTCTCTGCGGCGCTGGTGATCTCTCCGTCGGTTCGGAGTTTGTCGCCGACGTGCAAAGCCTCTGCAAGCACGGACTGGAGTCTCTGGTCCGTGACCACTTCCTCAGGGCGCTCGAG GAAACATTTGAGAAAAATGGCGCATTCAAATTTTGGCGGCATTTCGAAGCTTACGGCAAATTTTCCGAA ATTGGTGATGAAGAAGTCCAGGAAGTATTATGTAAAGCTTTGGAAGAGATATCAATGGAGAAGCAATACCAGGAGAAGTGCTTGTTGATGTTGGTTCATGCTTTGCAGTCTTACAAGGAAAATATATCAGAGGGAAGGCACAATTCAGACGCAGAAAGGGTCTACCTCTTTCCAAAATATCAATTACTAGTCTCTTCAGTTCTTATGGCTACTCTTCCTCCTCATTTTCCTG AGATACTCAACTGGTATTTTAAGGGAAGGCTGGAGGAACTAAGTACCATCATGTCTGGAGAGTTGAATGATGATGGTGAAATTCAAGATAAAGCTGAGATCAGTTTAAATGAAAAGAGCAAAGTTTCCTACAGGGTAGGTCAAATGGAAATTGATGAATGCTATCACCAAGGCATGTTGTCAGAGAATAACAAGTTGGTGAAGAACATCGGGAAGGTTGTTCGTGATCTTAGAAGTCTTGGATTTACATCCATGACTGAAGATGCCTATGCTTCTGCTATATTTTTGCTTCTAAAG GCTAAAGTACATGAACTTGCAGGTGATGATTACCGGAAttctgttttggagtcaatcaAACAGTGGATACAG GCTGTGCCTCTACAATTCTTGCATGCCCTCCTTGTTTATCTGGGTGACTCCATCAGTTATGATAGTGTTTCATCTGGTCTAAAATCACCTTTGGCTTCACGCCCTTCTTCATTCTATCCTGGGATCAATACACCATCTGAAGGACTTGTTAGATGGAAGTTGCGTCTAGAGTATTTTGCTTATGAAACACTGCAAGACTTGAGAATCGCTaagttatttgaaattattgttGACTATCCTGACAG TTCACCTGCCATTGAAGATTTAAAACAGTGTCTTGAATACACTGGACAACATTCCAAGCTGGTTGAATCATTTATCTCTGCACTACGATATCGTTTACTTACTGCAGGTGCTTCAACAAATGACATATTGCATCAATATGTTTCTACTATTAAGGCACTCCGGACAATAGATCCAGCAGGCGTGTTCCTCGAAGCAGTAGGTGAACCAATAAGGGACTACTTAAGAGGAAGGAAAGACACCATAAAATGCATTGTGACTATGCTTACTGATGGAACTGGTGGGAATTCAAATTTATCTGGAAATACTGGGGATAGCCTTCTTGAAGAACTAAATAGAGATGAAGAAAATCAAGAGAACATTGGCCTTGATGATGATTTCAATACTGATGACAAGCAAGCTTGGATAAATGCCCAACA CTGGGAACCTGATCCTGTAGAAGCTGATCCTTTGAAGGGTAGCAGGAACCGAAGGAAGGTTGACATACTTGGGATGATTGTTGGCATAATTGGTTCAAAAGATCAATTGGTTAATGAATATCGTGTTATGCTTGCCGAAAAGCTTCTGAACAAATCCGATTATGACATTGACACAGAGATACGTACTCTTGAACTTCTCAAG ATACATTTTGGAGAAAGCAGCATGCAGAAATGTGAAATTATGCTGAATGATTTGATTGATTCTAAGAGGACAAACACCAATGTTAAAGCAACCATAAATCAGCCATCTCAAAGAG GTGCTGAGCTAGGGGATACTGCACTACCCATGGATATTCTTAATGCTACAATCATATCTTCCAATTTCTGGCCTCCAATCCAG GAGGAGTCCCTGGTAGTACCTCAGCCAGTCGAGCAACTTCTCTCTGATTATGCAAAGAGGTTTAATGAAATCAAGATCCCTCGTAAGTTACTATGGAAGAAAAATCTTGGTGCTGTTAAG ttggaattgcaatttgaaGATAGACAAGTACAGTTCACAGTGGCTCCTATACATGCAGCAATTATTATGCAATTTCAAGGTCAAGCAAG tTGGACATCTAAGAATCTTGCAGCTGCTATTGGGGTTCCCATAGATGTGCTTAACCGAAGAATAAATTTTTGGACAAGCAAG GGAATTCTTGCAGAGTCACTTGGAGAAGACTCAAATGAACATTTGTTTACGCTAGTGGAAGGCATTGTTGACACCAGTAAGAATGGTGGTGGTAATAGTGGGAGCCGTGAGGACATTTTAATTGGAGATGAGGAGGGAGAGCAATCCACGGCTTCCGTTGAGGATCAACTGCGCAAGGAAATGACTGTTTATGAG AAATTTATCGTGGGGATGCTCACAAATTTTGGAAGCATGGCATTGGATAGAATTCATAATACCCTTAAG ATGTTTTGTATCGCAGATCCTCCTTATGACAAAACTATTCAGCAGCTGCAAAGTTTCTTATCTGGTCTTGTTTCCGAAGAAAAGTTAGAACTAAGAGATGGAATGTACTTTCTAAAGAAGTAA